In Paenibacillus sp. FSL M7-0420, a single genomic region encodes these proteins:
- a CDS encoding ATP-binding cassette domain-containing protein translates to MSVEVEALSKKYGSNQVINQLSFQINKGIFGLLGDNGAGKTTLMKILATLLGFNEGDVSMFGYSLRKEPDAIRSMLGYLPQNFDFFPDATITESMNYFAALKGLIGQRRIQEEISQRLVEVGLEEHAHKKIKQLSGGMKQRFGIAQAMLNLPQLLIIDEPTVGLDPKERIAFRNLLHSFSEDRIVLLSTHIVPDISSTCDNVLILKKGSCLYNGSVDEAIHKVEGKIWLVEVDKGQLQQLSNESRIISVVRKRGLMQVRLLDNSPPEKYGEYTLETPNLEDAYLYISDNERGP, encoded by the coding sequence TTGTCAGTTGAAGTGGAAGCATTGAGTAAAAAATACGGCAGTAATCAAGTCATTAATCAGTTAAGTTTTCAAATTAATAAGGGGATTTTTGGTTTGCTTGGTGATAATGGGGCTGGTAAAACTACCTTAATGAAAATTCTAGCAACACTGCTAGGGTTTAACGAGGGCGATGTAAGTATGTTTGGATATTCGCTAAGAAAAGAGCCTGATGCAATTCGTTCCATGTTAGGATATCTTCCACAAAATTTTGATTTTTTCCCTGATGCAACAATCACTGAGTCCATGAATTATTTTGCTGCTTTAAAGGGGTTAATAGGTCAACGAAGAATACAGGAAGAAATTTCACAAAGACTAGTTGAAGTGGGTCTTGAAGAACATGCTCATAAAAAAATCAAGCAACTTTCAGGCGGTATGAAACAACGATTTGGTATCGCTCAAGCTATGTTAAACCTTCCCCAGTTGTTAATTATTGATGAACCTACGGTGGGGCTTGATCCAAAGGAGCGAATTGCTTTTAGAAACTTGCTTCACAGTTTTTCGGAAGATCGCATTGTATTGTTATCTACGCATATTGTACCGGATATCTCAAGCACCTGTGACAATGTACTTATTTTAAAGAAAGGAAGCTGTCTTTATAATGGGAGTGTTGATGAGGCTATCCATAAAGTGGAAGGGAAAATATGGTTAGTTGAAGTGGATAAAGGGCAGTTGCAACAATTAAGTAATGAAAGCCGGATCATATCTGTTGTTAGGAAAAGGGGGTTAATGCAAGTTCGTTTGCTAGATAACAGTCCTCCGGAAAAATATGGGGAATATACACTAGAGACTCCAAACCTGGAAGATGCTTATCTGTATATATCTGATAATGAGAGGGGGCCTTAA
- the papB gene encoding PapB family radical SAM/SPASM ranthipeptide maturase, whose product MFNSLITIKAVKFFEEQDNLYLYNVENSGIFQVDDTIVDICNSDGKTIEELYQLLKNKYSMEELSELLTTLEKAGVLRVQDSVDDINTDSCACIKETNGVSSLILMLVQECNLRCSYCYGVNGEYNDRGRMDMDTATQAIDFLFDQALEEELSICFFGGEPLLNYKLIQDIIPYVQSKEKQTGKRVRYSMTTNGTLLTKDVVDYLMEHQVAIQVSLDGDQKTHDFNRYFQNKEGSYDLILNRTEKLRKNGMISARATVSPVQLDITYTLKHLNEIGFRNVAMYPAVQMLNVKDYEDYSLEFTKLVNYFETLIHSKEYKKAREISNIYKYLRRVHSSSKRHYYCGAASHMLAVDVHGDLYPCQRFVSEKNYSLGNVNKGVSRLREKEILKEFSLEERTKCKECWAINLCGGDCPHENLKNTGAIEDPLEISCEFTRSAINDCIRLYLRLDEEDKDKLFNNKMIKEEEMIVS is encoded by the coding sequence ATGTTTAATAGTCTAATAACAATTAAAGCTGTAAAATTTTTCGAAGAGCAAGATAATTTATATCTATATAATGTTGAGAATAGCGGGATATTTCAAGTAGATGACACAATAGTAGATATTTGCAACAGTGACGGGAAAACTATTGAAGAACTTTACCAACTTCTAAAAAATAAATATAGCATGGAAGAGTTAAGTGAATTACTTACTACGCTAGAGAAAGCAGGAGTTTTACGTGTGCAAGATTCAGTGGATGACATTAATACAGATTCCTGTGCTTGTATAAAAGAGACGAACGGGGTCTCTTCTCTGATTCTTATGCTGGTTCAAGAATGTAATCTGAGATGTTCTTATTGTTATGGTGTTAATGGAGAATACAATGACCGTGGCAGGATGGACATGGATACAGCTACCCAAGCTATAGATTTTTTATTTGATCAAGCTTTGGAGGAAGAACTAAGCATTTGTTTTTTCGGTGGAGAGCCATTACTTAATTATAAACTCATTCAGGATATCATTCCTTATGTCCAAAGCAAAGAAAAACAAACAGGGAAAAGAGTAAGGTATAGTATGACCACAAATGGAACCTTGCTTACTAAAGACGTTGTTGACTATTTAATGGAGCATCAGGTAGCAATACAAGTGAGTCTGGATGGAGATCAGAAAACTCATGATTTTAACCGCTATTTTCAGAATAAAGAAGGCAGCTATGATCTTATTCTTAATAGGACTGAGAAATTAAGAAAGAATGGAATGATCTCAGCGAGAGCTACTGTCTCCCCGGTTCAACTCGATATTACCTATACATTAAAACATTTAAATGAAATTGGATTTCGAAATGTTGCTATGTATCCTGCAGTTCAGATGCTTAATGTTAAGGATTATGAGGATTACTCACTTGAATTCACCAAACTGGTAAATTATTTTGAGACTTTAATACATAGTAAGGAGTATAAGAAGGCTCGGGAAATCTCAAATATATACAAATATCTAAGAAGGGTTCATTCATCTTCCAAACGGCATTATTATTGTGGGGCTGCTTCCCATATGCTAGCTGTTGATGTTCATGGAGATTTGTATCCATGTCAAAGATTTGTTAGTGAAAAAAATTATTCTCTGGGAAATGTGAATAAAGGAGTTTCCCGCCTTAGGGAGAAGGAAATATTAAAGGAATTTAGTCTAGAAGAAAGAACAAAGTGTAAGGAATGTTGGGCAATTAACTTATGTGGTGGAGATTGCCCACATGAAAATTTAAAGAACACTGGAGCTATAGAAGATCCGCTAGAAATTTCCTGTGAGTTTACTAGAAGTGCAATAAATGATTGCATCAGATTATACTTGAGGTTGGACGAGGAGGATAAAGATAAATTGTTTAATAACAAGATGATAAAGGAGGAAGAAATGATTGTCAGTTGA